One segment of Triticum aestivum cultivar Chinese Spring chromosome 2A, IWGSC CS RefSeq v2.1, whole genome shotgun sequence DNA contains the following:
- the LOC123187818 gene encoding uncharacterized protein, with amino-acid sequence MSKKNKPEKSIKLLKDAEQTVTSDYITGDSLDELLSKLIRSVESAKASRGGLPEKIWMKQQFSVGVNDVTRVLERMPAAAASRSGCSTEAPTSTARRRAPLVPLQAVIIAADCNPKWLTKHIPTLASTRQVPVLCLKDNKGSSLRLGQVANVRTALAIGIKAKDSIINKTVDEVLKDYYKPVADEQ; translated from the exons ATGAGCAAGAAGAACAAACCTGAAAAGTCAATCAAGTTGCTGAAAGATGCTGAACAAAC AGTAACTTCAGATTACATCACAGGAGATTCCCTTGATGAACTATTGTCGAAACTTATCAG GAGCGTGGAGTCTGCCAAGGCTTCAAGGGGAGGTTTGCCAGAAAAGATATGGATGAAG CAACAATTTTCTGTTGGGGTCAACGACGTGACAAGGGTTCTCGAACGAatgcctgctgctgctgcttctcgtTCTGGCTGTTCCACTGAAGCACCGACCAGCACAGCTAGGCGGAGAGCTCCTTTGGTGCCACTTCAG GCTGTCATTATAGCCGCTGATTGCAATCCCAAATGGCTAACAAAGCACATACCAACCCTGGCAAGCACAAGGCAAGTCCCCGTATTGTGCCTCAAGGACAACAAAGGAAGCTCGTTGAGGTTAGGTCAAGTGGCGAATGTCCGAACAGCGCTGGCCATTGGGATAAAG GCCAAAGACAGCATAATCAATAAGACTGTTGACGAAGTGCTGAAGGATTATTATAAGCCAGTGGCCGATGAACAGTAA
- the LOC123187820 gene encoding dirigent protein 5-like: MQGLAASSRAVMLATFLLIGFGVAAAADGRRRLVSGSPDEPCRQMTLYYHDILHDGANNTANATSAAATSPPALSNDTYFGMLVVFDDPVTVGQALPAGAEEEPAARAQGFYFYDEETRDISVVGGTGDFFMARGVATLRTDAVEGLLYFRLQMDIKLYECYV; this comes from the exons ATGCAAGGCCTCGCGGCATCTTCAAGGGCCGTCATGCTCGCGACGTTTCTCCTGATCGGTttcggcgtcgccgccgccgccgacggccgGAGGAGGCTCGTCTCCGGCAGCCCCGACGAGCCGTGCAGGCAGATGACGCTCTACTACCACGACATCCTCCACGACGGCGCCAACAACACGGCCAACGCGACGTCAGCGGCCGCGACGAGCCCGCCGGCGCTGAGCAACGACACCTACTTCGGCATGCTGGTGGTGTTCGATGACCCGGTGACGGTGGGGCAGGCGCTGCCCGCCGGGGCCGAGGAGGAGCCCGCGGCGCGCGCACAGGGGTTCTACTTCTACGA CGAGGAGACGCGGGACATCTCCGTCGTCGGCGGCACCGGCGATTTCTTCATGGCGCGCGGCGTCGCCACGCTCCGCACCGACGCCGTCGAGGGGTTGCTCTACTTCCGCCTGCAGATGGACATCAAGCTCTACGAGTGCTACGTCTGA